The genomic segment AGTACTTTGTACAATGTGTTTCTTGCTTACTTTTAGCAAAGAGTATGTATGTAATCATGTGATACCTTATAGAAAGTGACACTTCTTTAAAATAAAAAAGAAAAACCATAGAGAAAGCATCAGCCGCCAAAATTGCATCTTTGGCGGCTTTTCTCTAGTGAAAAAGCCAGCTATTCTTTCGTCCAAAAAAACTTCAGCACTACGTGTAGTTATGCATTTGGAGCGCGGCGGATGAAGAACCACCATACGATTATCGAAAAAGTGTGTAGGGATGCGACAAAGTCGCATCCCTACACATCCAGGCATCTCGGTAATCGTATAGAAGTCATTCAATCCAAAGCAATCAAAATGTAACTATATGCACAGCACCCAGTGTGTGATCAAGTTATTTACAGGTTATTTTTGGTTAATTAACCGGTGTGAAGAAAAGTATAAGTTTTTCAACATGGAATAGTGTCTAGGAGCTGGAGCTTTTCTTAATTCACATCATATTACTAATTGCGTGAAAAGTAGGTTTTTCATTATCGAATGTAGTGATATACTTGAATCCAATCGACTGCAATAATTTTAGTGATTCACTGAATTGGAATGCAATGTCTTCAGGATTATGTGCATCGGAACCAAGTGTGATGATTTCGCCTCCGCATTGTTTATATAGTTTCAAAATATCATCACTTGGCATGCCGTTTGCCAGTCCGTAGCGGACACCAGAAGTATTCAATTCAATTCCTTTACCTTCTGGAATAATAACGTTGAAAATAGCCGTCAATTCAGTATGGAAAGGGTTATCACACGGTTTTTTTGTGTACCTCTTCACGAGGTCAACATGACCGAGGATATTAAATTGTTTATAGTTTTTTACACAATATAATAACTCTGCGTAATAAATACCATACGCTTCTTCTATGGTTTTATGCTCGAAAAATTCTCCGTAGTGTAATCCTTTTTTCTCAACGGTATGCATGGAGCAAATGACGAAATCGAATACTTCCTTAGCCATAAGCTCGTCGTATTTGTCTAGTATATGTGGTTGTACAC from the Sporosarcina psychrophila genome contains:
- a CDS encoding histidinol-phosphatase HisJ family protein; translated protein: MFDYHMHSSFSADCPVPMEDMIKGAIQKGLTEICFTEHIDYEYPDDTIVFDFDKKEYASKLIEMQKKYEGRIRIKKGVEIGVQPHILDKYDELMAKEVFDFVICSMHTVEKKGLHYGEFFEHKTIEEAYGIYYAELLYCVKNYKQFNILGHVDLVKRYTKKPCDNPFHTELTAIFNVIIPEGKGIELNTSGVRYGLANGMPSDDILKLYKQCGGEIITLGSDAHNPEDIAFQFSESLKLLQSIGFKYITTFDNEKPTFHAISNMM